One Brachyspira suanatina DNA segment encodes these proteins:
- a CDS encoding LysM peptidoglycan-binding domain-containing protein: protein MKKGLFLFILLIFSCFLYAQETNELVLPPELPADLPASIKESDDYKLAQRYREMAIDAHSVGDYNQSIEYSKQSKEYSDKIILRYGVYEYVLNSQRDAERKLSLFKGVGGDTNELTTSLYEESVTDLNSAHSMLEASTNSTDYTNTMLEYNKSAEKSELGYNVLAIDLRREYLISESVLTNGDNNDTQITNLRDESKNALSSGDYTNSLTKSREAMNMLDMLEAPLAYAKAQDSMDKAKQDGYNNSKPNLYTEALKSLSSAGETLIANNYTDSLMHSKNVISLVNSMESTSGDIVSPEEEQVVVVSDGTVFPQYYIVQSRRANTDSLWRIASYDFIYGNGNLWRKIYEANKDTIKDPNVIRSGQRLVIPSLKGETRQGTYDTNQTYGNITTFSTNQIEGNIIIEDEEAMEAQAEQTEETVIDEQTDTADENTEMTEDTAATDENAEMTEDTAATDENAEMTEDDTTVTDENAEMVDDTTVTDDTAAEEGNQ, encoded by the coding sequence ATGAAAAAGGGATTATTTTTATTTATCTTATTAATATTTTCTTGTTTTTTGTATGCACAGGAAACAAATGAGTTAGTTTTACCTCCTGAATTACCAGCAGATTTGCCCGCTAGTATAAAGGAAAGCGATGATTATAAATTAGCACAAAGATATAGAGAAATGGCTATAGATGCTCATAGTGTAGGAGATTATAATCAAAGTATAGAGTATTCAAAACAAAGTAAAGAATATTCTGATAAGATCATATTAAGATATGGTGTTTATGAATATGTTTTGAATAGTCAAAGAGATGCAGAAAGAAAATTGAGTCTTTTTAAAGGAGTTGGCGGTGATACTAATGAATTGACAACTTCTTTATATGAAGAATCTGTTACTGATCTTAATTCTGCACATAGTATGCTTGAAGCATCAACTAACAGCACTGATTATACTAATACTATGCTTGAATATAATAAATCAGCTGAAAAATCTGAATTAGGCTACAATGTTCTTGCTATAGATTTAAGAAGAGAATATTTAATAAGTGAATCAGTATTAACTAATGGTGATAATAATGATACACAAATAACAAATTTAAGAGATGAATCTAAAAATGCATTAAGCAGCGGAGATTATACTAACTCTTTGACAAAATCAAGAGAAGCTATGAATATGCTTGATATGTTAGAAGCTCCATTAGCTTATGCTAAAGCTCAGGATTCTATGGATAAAGCTAAACAAGACGGCTATAATAATAGCAAACCTAACTTGTATACTGAAGCTTTAAAATCATTATCTTCAGCAGGTGAAACTTTGATAGCTAATAATTATACAGATTCTTTAATGCATTCTAAAAATGTTATCAGCTTAGTTAATTCAATGGAAAGTACATCTGGAGATATAGTTTCTCCTGAAGAAGAACAAGTAGTAGTTGTATCAGATGGAACAGTATTCCCTCAGTATTATATAGTTCAGTCTAGAAGAGCTAATACAGATTCTTTATGGCGTATAGCTTCTTATGATTTTATTTATGGCAATGGTAATTTATGGAGAAAAATATATGAAGCTAATAAAGATACTATAAAAGATCCTAATGTTATAAGATCTGGTCAAAGATTAGTTATACCTAGTCTTAAAGGTGAAACAAGACAAGGAACTTATGATACTAATCAAACCTATGGAAATATAACTACTTTCTCTACTAATCAAATAGAAGGTAATATAATTATAGAAGATGAAGAAGCTATGGAAGCACAAGCAGAGCAGACAGAAGAAACTGTTATAGATGAACAAACTGACACTGCTGATGAAAATACAGAAATGACTGAAGATACAGCAGCTACTGATGAAAATGCAGAAATGACTGAAGATACAGCAGCTACTGATGAAAATGCAGAAATGACTGAAGATGATACAACAGTTACTGACGAAAATGCAGAAATGGTTGATGATACAACAGTTACTGATGATACAGCAGCAGAAGAAGGAAATCAATAA
- a CDS encoding sodium/glutamate symporter, whose protein sequence is MTSKLLTELLQSLSLLSVLLLIGVFLRAKIKLFQKLYLPASVIGGFIGLLISPEILGKFSNYSISLEWVKTYSLLPGILSIPIFAAIPLGMFLNETKSIKSLYPTKVLIAFGIFQCASMFQSAIGYTTNILFTKINPDINMYRTFGYELSAGFAGGHGLAAATGKLLEGFGIPQWEIAQGVALTTATIGLVGGMIFGIIFINIAVRKNKTNVIKRIVNENYDNQNINKIDRNMEVGYNNDISKQASLGRETFLSSSIETITFHLAVIFAVCGIAFIVLNFIKKLKVPGLDVLPVWTYSMIIMFALNMIIKKLKLSWMVDAKVKAKIIGTLSDFAIVSAITSLPIKAIIHYIAPIIVMCIAGFVFTYLIVFIFNNMLFKDDYAFERAIISWGTLTGVLITGMTLLKICDPEYKSPALTEFSLGFSLMSVTGLLVVPILNTVLAVGSTWDNLITALITSAIYLIIAFAVYFIHKKSVKQ, encoded by the coding sequence ATGACATCTAAACTATTAACTGAATTATTGCAGTCATTATCTTTATTATCGGTACTGCTACTTATAGGGGTTTTTTTAAGGGCTAAAATAAAGCTCTTTCAAAAATTATATTTGCCAGCTTCTGTGATAGGAGGATTTATTGGGCTTTTAATATCTCCTGAAATATTAGGTAAATTCTCAAACTATTCAATATCTTTAGAATGGGTAAAAACTTATTCGCTTCTTCCCGGTATATTATCAATACCTATATTTGCTGCTATTCCTTTGGGTATGTTCTTAAACGAAACAAAAAGTATAAAATCACTTTACCCTACAAAAGTTTTAATAGCATTCGGTATATTTCAATGTGCAAGTATGTTTCAGTCTGCTATAGGATATACCACTAATATACTATTTACAAAAATAAATCCTGATATAAATATGTATAGAACTTTCGGTTATGAACTTTCAGCCGGATTTGCCGGAGGCCATGGACTTGCTGCTGCTACAGGAAAATTACTTGAAGGTTTTGGTATACCTCAATGGGAAATAGCTCAGGGAGTTGCTCTCACTACTGCCACAATAGGACTTGTAGGCGGAATGATATTTGGAATCATATTTATTAATATTGCTGTAAGAAAAAATAAAACAAATGTCATAAAAAGAATAGTTAATGAAAATTATGATAATCAGAATATAAACAAAATAGATAGAAACATGGAAGTTGGATACAACAATGATATAAGCAAGCAGGCTAGTTTGGGAAGAGAAACTTTTTTGAGCAGCTCTATAGAAACTATAACTTTTCATTTGGCTGTAATATTTGCCGTATGCGGAATTGCTTTTATAGTTTTGAACTTCATTAAAAAGTTAAAAGTACCTGGATTAGATGTTCTTCCTGTTTGGACTTATTCTATGATTATAATGTTTGCTTTAAATATGATAATAAAAAAATTAAAATTATCTTGGATGGTAGATGCTAAGGTAAAAGCAAAAATAATAGGTACATTAAGCGACTTTGCTATAGTATCAGCAATAACAAGTCTTCCAATAAAAGCAATAATACATTATATAGCACCTATAATAGTTATGTGCATTGCTGGTTTTGTATTTACTTATTTGATAGTATTTATATTTAATAATATGCTATTTAAAGATGATTATGCTTTTGAAAGAGCTATAATTTCATGGGGTACTTTGACAGGAGTTTTAATAACAGGAATGACTCTTTTAAAAATATGCGATCCTGAATATAAAAGCCCAGCACTTACAGAGTTTTCTCTAGGATTTTCTTTGATGTCCGTTACAGGTTTATTAGTAGTGCCTATACTTAATACAGTTTTGGCTGTAGGTTCAACTTGGGATAATCTTATAACAGCATTAATAACTTCAGCTATTTATTTGATTATAGCATTTGCTGTTTACTTTATTCATAAAAAGTCGGTTAAGCAATAA
- a CDS encoding META domain-containing protein — MRKILSLVLIVMGTLFAVSCGGNTSNTTAENTTTAIEAPAATATVITVDDLLGKEYSLTNMYEGKEVTIAFSDTNMLGGKSAVNNYFTEFSLDGNKLKLNALASTKMMGPEEDMAVETEYLQILNGADTISLDGDVLTITTTSGTNLIYTFKGNVEVASENAN; from the coding sequence ATGAGAAAAATATTGTCATTAGTTCTTATTGTTATGGGAACACTATTTGCAGTATCATGCGGCGGTAATACTTCTAATACTACTGCAGAAAACACAACTACCGCTATAGAAGCTCCAGCAGCTACTGCTACAGTAATTACAGTTGATGATTTATTAGGAAAAGAGTATTCTCTTACTAATATGTATGAAGGTAAAGAAGTTACTATAGCTTTTTCTGATACTAATATGTTAGGCGGAAAATCAGCTGTTAATAACTATTTTACTGAGTTCTCATTAGACGGTAACAAATTAAAATTAAATGCTTTAGCTTCTACTAAAATGATGGGACCAGAAGAAGATATGGCTGTAGAAACAGAATATTTACAAATATTAAATGGTGCTGATACTATCTCTTTAGATGGCGATGTATTAACTATTACTACAACTTCAGGTACTAATTTGATTTATACTTTCAAAGGTAATGTAGAAGTAGCAAGTGAAAATGCTAATTAA
- a CDS encoding ankyrin repeat domain-containing protein: MENFNYKILIFSFVLLLIFCLNAFSKSNIAIIDAAGRGDINKVKELINSGANINQQDRVGENALIEASEGGHIEIVKLLIENKVNLNLKSKLARTALMRASSKGYANIVKVLIEAGADLNIKDNRGRTALTYANQRGHQNIVKILKSAGAK; encoded by the coding sequence ATGGAAAATTTTAATTATAAAATATTAATATTTTCATTTGTTTTGTTATTAATATTTTGTCTGAATGCATTTTCAAAAAGTAATATAGCAATTATTGATGCAGCAGGCAGAGGAGATATTAACAAAGTTAAAGAATTAATCAATAGCGGAGCTAACATAAATCAGCAGGATAGAGTAGGCGAAAATGCCTTAATAGAAGCATCAGAAGGTGGACATATAGAGATAGTAAAATTACTGATAGAAAATAAAGTAAATCTGAATCTCAAAAGTAAATTGGCAAGAACAGCATTGATGAGAGCTTCTTCTAAAGGTTATGCCAATATAGTAAAGGTACTTATAGAAGCAGGGGCGGATTTGAATATTAAGGATAATAGAGGAAGAACTGCATTAACTTATGCCAATCAAAGAGGACATCAGAATATAGTAAAAATATTAAAATCTGCAGGTGCAAAATAA
- a CDS encoding ankyrin repeat domain-containing protein: MKMTPLMEVLERKDTKRAIELINSGVDLNTRDRRGETPLIEAAEEGLPEVVKLFISKKVNLNDVNNNKRTALMRASSKGHAEIVSMLVEAGSNINMKDKYGKTALSYASQRGHQNIVKILKASGAK; the protein is encoded by the coding sequence ATGAAGATGACACCATTAATGGAGGTTTTGGAGAGAAAAGATACTAAAAGAGCTATAGAGTTAATAAACTCCGGAGTTGATCTTAATACAAGAGATAGACGAGGAGAAACTCCATTAATAGAGGCTGCAGAAGAGGGACTTCCTGAGGTAGTTAAATTATTCATAAGTAAAAAAGTTAATTTGAATGATGTTAATAATAATAAGAGAACAGCTCTAATGAGAGCATCAAGCAAAGGACATGCTGAAATAGTTTCTATGCTTGTAGAAGCAGGATCAAATATTAATATGAAGGATAAATATGGAAAAACAGCATTAAGTTATGCTAGTCAAAGAGGGCATCAGAATATAGTAAAAATATTAAAAGCGTCAGGTGCAAAATAA
- a CDS encoding ankyrin repeat domain-containing protein, translating into MKLNNKIFLFFIILSLFICNSAFPKSNVDLVNAAENGDIKKVRELLRGGANINEQDSKGDNALIKASENGHLKIIELLVQYRCSLNLQNKDGRTAISKASENGHINVVRLLIDAGAKVNVKDRKDKTALSYASEENHKNVVSLLRAAGGK; encoded by the coding sequence ATGAAATTAAATAATAAAATATTTTTATTTTTTATAATTCTATCATTATTTATTTGTAATAGTGCATTTCCTAAAAGTAATGTAGATTTAGTAAATGCAGCAGAAAATGGGGATATAAAAAAAGTAAGAGAACTTCTTAGAGGCGGTGCAAATATAAACGAGCAGGATTCTAAAGGAGATAATGCCTTAATAAAAGCTTCTGAAAATGGACATCTAAAAATTATTGAATTATTGGTTCAGTATAGATGCAGTTTAAATCTTCAAAACAAAGATGGCAGAACAGCAATAAGTAAAGCATCAGAAAATGGACATATTAATGTTGTAAGGCTTTTAATTGATGCAGGCGCTAAAGTTAATGTTAAAGATAGAAAAGATAAAACAGCTTTGAGTTATGCTTCAGAAGAGAATCATAAAAATGTAGTTAGCCTTTTAAGAGCTGCAGGCGGTAAATAA
- a CDS encoding DHHW family protein: protein MKKKLIKINLFIICIILAVFFILFILGRFERIGYLSDISLNVEETLKNNSLYTNDLEINDIKEYIFTNNMLTNYVYNFRINYYSKVFRNSDIYGVYLNINSLPNYIKEIKMNEDDGTPFGTLVSYNKLEDEKIDNIKYILRVKYTIFVIIILLISLLLVLIYKFRFIILDFISLIYHIKLFRNRYLYTLIIFLCFLIMPNIIYKIFYDKFDHTNYENRVLSSKPIIDINNLDTYPKLYENYFYDYIPFRNELIQLKNIIDIKIFQNIISDRVILGKDNWLLFKDYHFNAINKYIGLDCSYYTDEELDLVKNNLLNFRNELKKSNIDFILMICPDKEIIYSEYMPNYIKRKRTLTSTDQFIKYMENTDIKIVYPKEELIKYKDKYQLYYKYDTHWNNLGGYIGYSEFMKKININVIPLSNLMILNSGKISGDLAIMANSVKLFSDDNTYMISNYNIKNYSILKGDKHFNSVTISDNNRNKNILFIRDSFLIAMYDYMASYFYKSFIIHRNHINNNDDIINDKPDIVVFETVERDLKNFLFNIVPNTTIIEKINKNLETNSVVTNN, encoded by the coding sequence ATGAAAAAGAAATTGATCAAAATTAATTTGTTTATTATATGTATAATTTTAGCAGTATTTTTTATACTTTTTATATTAGGTAGGTTTGAAAGGATAGGATATTTATCTGATATTTCATTGAATGTAGAAGAAACATTAAAAAATAATTCTTTGTATACTAATGATTTAGAAATAAATGATATTAAAGAATATATATTTACAAATAATATGCTTACAAACTATGTTTATAATTTTAGAATAAACTATTATAGTAAGGTATTTAGAAACAGTGATATATATGGAGTTTATTTAAATATTAATAGTTTGCCTAATTATATAAAAGAAATAAAAATGAATGAGGATGATGGTACTCCTTTTGGTACTTTAGTTAGTTATAATAAATTAGAAGATGAAAAAATAGATAATATAAAATATATATTACGAGTTAAATATACTATTTTTGTAATTATTATATTATTAATATCTTTATTATTAGTTTTAATTTATAAATTTCGTTTTATAATTTTAGATTTTATTTCATTAATTTATCATATCAAATTATTTAGGAATAGATATCTATATACATTAATAATATTTCTATGTTTTTTGATAATGCCAAATATTATATATAAAATATTTTATGATAAATTTGACCATACAAATTATGAAAATAGAGTTCTCTCTTCAAAACCAATCATAGATATAAATAACTTAGATACATATCCTAAACTATATGAAAACTATTTTTATGATTATATTCCTTTTAGGAATGAATTAATACAGTTAAAGAATATTATCGATATAAAAATATTCCAAAATATTATTTCAGATAGAGTAATATTGGGTAAGGATAACTGGTTATTATTTAAAGATTATCATTTTAATGCTATTAATAAATATATTGGTTTAGACTGTAGCTATTATACAGATGAAGAATTAGATTTAGTAAAAAACAATTTATTGAATTTTAGAAATGAATTAAAGAAAAGCAATATAGATTTTATATTAATGATATGTCCTGATAAGGAGATAATTTATTCTGAATATATGCCTAATTATATTAAAAGGAAGAGAACATTAACTTCTACAGATCAGTTTATTAAATATATGGAAAATACTGATATTAAAATAGTGTATCCTAAAGAAGAGTTAATAAAATATAAAGATAAATATCAACTATATTATAAATATGATACACATTGGAATAATTTGGGAGGTTATATAGGATATTCTGAATTTATGAAAAAAATAAATATTAATGTTATTCCATTAAGTAATTTAATGATTTTAAATTCAGGTAAAATTTCTGGGGATTTAGCGATAATGGCAAATTCTGTTAAATTGTTTTCAGACGATAATACTTATATGATTAGTAATTACAATATAAAAAATTATTCTATCTTGAAAGGAGATAAGCATTTTAATTCTGTAACAATTTCTGATAATAATAGAAATAAAAATATTTTGTTTATTAGGGATTCATTTTTAATTGCTATGTATGATTATATGGCTTCATATTTTTATAAATCTTTTATTATACATAGGAATCATATAAATAATAACGATGATATTATAAATGATAAACCTGATATAGTAGTTTTTGAAACTGTTGAAAGAGATTTAAAAAATTTTTTGTTTAATATTGTTCCAAACACTACAATAATAGAAAAAATAAATAAAAATTTAGAAACTAATTCAGTAGTAACTAACAATTAA
- the rsgA gene encoding ribosome small subunit-dependent GTPase A: protein MKIKDIGFDEYFEKLALKSLNVNSLEEINNEELVPARVIRINKRYYTLFSDEGEFLARIKGKIRYNSEIQSELPVVGDWVLMKKSDNNAFIDTILTRKNILYRKANVKKNDIQAIVSNIDYAFIIVGIDNEMPMSAIARYLSVVHTSGIKPIIAISKIDLYEDAEYKELLAAIKETYPNEIAFAYSSKTGKNADTFLKYIKKDTSSVFIGASGAGKSTIINYLLKDEKMKTQEVREYDFKGMHTTTHRELLVLDSGGVVIDTPGLRNLGLWEDDKGIKKTFEDLEEYAKKCKFKDCTHQHEPDCYILELLENDEIPYERYDAYITLLNENRELQKSSIEIKKDRKMALKKITKHRNNYKKMNVKNKK from the coding sequence TTGAAAATAAAAGATATTGGCTTTGATGAATATTTTGAGAAATTGGCACTTAAAAGTTTAAATGTTAATTCTTTAGAAGAAATTAATAATGAAGAACTTGTACCAGCAAGAGTGATAAGGATTAATAAAAGATATTATACTTTATTTTCTGATGAGGGTGAGTTTTTAGCAAGAATCAAAGGAAAGATAAGATATAATTCTGAAATACAAAGCGAACTTCCAGTAGTTGGCGATTGGGTATTAATGAAAAAGTCGGATAATAATGCTTTTATTGATACTATACTCACTAGAAAAAATATTTTATACAGAAAAGCTAATGTTAAAAAAAATGATATCCAGGCTATAGTAAGCAATATTGATTATGCTTTTATTATAGTTGGTATTGATAATGAAATGCCGATGTCAGCCATAGCAAGATATTTGTCAGTTGTTCATACTTCAGGAATTAAACCAATAATTGCAATTAGTAAAATAGATTTGTATGAAGATGCAGAATATAAAGAATTATTAGCAGCTATAAAAGAAACTTATCCTAATGAAATAGCATTTGCCTACAGTTCAAAAACTGGAAAGAATGCAGATACATTTTTAAAATATATTAAGAAAGATACTTCATCAGTTTTTATAGGTGCATCCGGTGCTGGTAAATCCACTATTATTAATTATCTTTTAAAAGATGAGAAGATGAAAACTCAGGAAGTAAGAGAATACGATTTTAAAGGAATGCATACTACAACACATAGAGAGCTTTTAGTATTGGACAGCGGAGGTGTAGTTATAGATACTCCGGGTTTAAGAAATCTTGGTTTATGGGAAGATGATAAAGGTATAAAGAAAACTTTTGAAGATTTGGAAGAGTACGCTAAAAAATGTAAGTTTAAAGATTGTACGCATCAACATGAGCCAGATTGTTATATATTGGAACTTCTTGAAAATGATGAAATACCTTATGAAAGATACGATGCCTATATAACTCTGCTTAATGAAAATAGAGAATTGCAGAAAAGTTCTATAGAGATAAAAAAAGATAGAAAAATGGCATTAAAGAAAATCACAAAGCATAGAAATAATTATAAGAAAATGAATGTAAAAAATAAAAAATAA
- a CDS encoding Imm17 family immunity protein, with product MAAIFKWNWLLEPVGSRFMMFIYEMFGESGVRIVTGIIGTIIIILFIMDWIIKK from the coding sequence TTGGCTGCGATTTTTAAATGGAATTGGCTTTTGGAACCTGTCGGTTCAAGATTTATGATGTTTATATATGAAATGTTTGGGGAGAGCGGAGTCAGAATAGTTACTGGTATTATAGGAACTATAATAATAATATTATTCATAATGGATTGGATAATAAAGAAATGA
- a CDS encoding peptidylprolyl isomerase, whose amino-acid sequence MGKKLKIIIISLLGVIIFGTVLIAQKPKASKEHLFIETNFGTIEIAFFPEKAPKHVEAIKKLANEGFYNGTLFHRVIPGFMIQGGDPLSKQPNRSLHGTGGPNFVIPAEFNDVSHKRGICSMARGASINSAGSQFFICVADSPFLDGQYTVWGEVVSGMDVADKIVSLKRDANDNPLEPAKMNRVYVKTVN is encoded by the coding sequence TTGGGTAAAAAATTAAAAATAATTATTATTTCATTGTTGGGTGTGATTATATTCGGAACTGTACTTATAGCACAAAAGCCGAAGGCTTCAAAAGAGCATTTGTTTATAGAAACAAATTTTGGTACTATAGAAATAGCTTTCTTTCCTGAAAAAGCACCAAAACATGTTGAAGCTATAAAAAAACTTGCTAATGAAGGTTTTTATAATGGAACATTATTTCACAGAGTTATACCTGGTTTTATGATTCAAGGCGGAGATCCTTTAAGCAAACAGCCTAACAGATCTTTACATGGTACAGGCGGACCTAATTTCGTTATACCGGCAGAGTTCAATGATGTTTCTCATAAAAGAGGTATATGTTCTATGGCTAGAGGTGCAAGCATAAATAGTGCTGGTTCTCAGTTCTTTATCTGTGTAGCTGATAGTCCTTTCTTAGACGGACAATATACAGTATGGGGAGAAGTTGTTAGCGGTATGGATGTTGCTGATAAAATAGTGTCATTAAAAAGAGATGCTAATGATAATCCTTTAGAGCCTGCTAAAATGAATAGAGTTTATGTAAAAACAGTTAATTAA
- a CDS encoding ankyrin repeat domain-containing protein, giving the protein MKKIIFLLIIIIASLFSQQKRTPLMDALEKRDTKTAIALINSGADINTKDRMGETPLIEAAEEGLAEVVKVLIEKKVNLNASNVRNRTALSRASYKGHTEIVLMLVNAGADKSIKDKYGKTALDYASERGHKDIVSILKK; this is encoded by the coding sequence ATGAAGAAAATTATATTTTTATTGATTATAATTATTGCATCTTTATTTTCTCAGCAGAAAAGAACACCTTTAATGGATGCATTGGAAAAAAGAGATACTAAAACAGCAATAGCACTCATAAATTCAGGAGCTGATATTAATACTAAAGATAGGATGGGAGAAACTCCTTTGATAGAGGCTGCAGAAGAGGGACTTGCTGAAGTTGTTAAAGTCTTGATAGAAAAGAAAGTCAATTTGAATGCATCAAATGTTAGAAATAGAACAGCTTTGAGCAGAGCTTCATATAAAGGTCATACAGAAATAGTTCTTATGCTAGTGAATGCCGGAGCGGATAAAAGCATTAAAGATAAATATGGAAAAACTGCTTTAGACTATGCTTCAGAGAGAGGGCATAAAGATATTGTTTCTATATTGAAAAAGTAG
- a CDS encoding peptidylprolyl isomerase, which translates to MREHLFIETDYGTIEIEFYPEIAPKHVEAIKKLANEGFYDGIRFHRVIPRFMIQGGDPVSKDATKRHLHGTGGPGFNIPAEFSDKPHKRGICSMARSQHPDSAGSQFFICVADAPHLDGQYTVWGNVVSGMDVADKIVSLKRDHNDNPMENSTMNKVYVKEVE; encoded by the coding sequence ATGAGAGAACATTTATTTATTGAAACAGATTATGGTACTATAGAAATAGAATTCTATCCTGAAATAGCACCTAAACATGTTGAAGCTATAAAAAAGCTTGCTAATGAAGGTTTTTATGATGGAATAAGATTTCATAGAGTAATACCTAGATTTATGATACAAGGCGGAGACCCTGTAAGTAAAGATGCAACAAAAAGACATTTGCATGGTACAGGTGGTCCGGGATTCAATATCCCTGCTGAATTTAGCGATAAGCCTCATAAAAGAGGTATATGTTCTATGGCTAGAAGTCAGCATCCAGACAGTGCCGGTTCTCAGTTCTTTATCTGTGTAGCTGATGCTCCTCATTTGGATGGACAGTATACAGTTTGGGGAAATGTTGTTAGCGGTATGGATGTTGCTGATAAAATAGTGTCATTAAAAAGAGATCATAATGACAACCCTATGGAAAATTCTACTATGAACAAAGTTTATGTTAAAGAAGTAGAATAA